The following is a genomic window from Episyrphus balteatus chromosome 1, idEpiBalt1.1, whole genome shotgun sequence.
GTATCGTAGTTGTAATAGAATTAGAATTTGAAAGAGGTTGTTGGGATTGTGTTGTACTATTACGCTTAGTagcatttttgtgtttttgtttagttgattttttgtgttttttagaaGAAGAAAGTTCATTCGTTTGGCTACTTATGCttacataagatttttttctattttcacaaTCCACATTACTTCTTTCAGCAAGTTCGGGTCTGGTATTTATAATGTCGGACTGAAATAGCTGCTCATGCATTGTAGTGGCTGAATCAATAATAGACGAGAAGTTGTTAACGTTGTATTTGCTAATCTAATTTCGTCGATAGCTtcatttattaaagtttttgttgcaCATACTTCATCAGTTATACAAATCAAACTATCATGGCATAAATCGTTACGAGCTGCGTTTGTCATCGTAGTTGATAATATTTCACTATTTTTCTTAGTATTTGATACCAAAGCGTCAAGTTTAAATGCATTATTTTCTATGTTTTGTTTAATTGCATTTAGATCTGCACATTCGTTTTTGCCTTTAATAATGCCAGTTACCTTTGtaaactgattttttaaatttttaacatcgTCAGagcaaacattaattttttcaattaaaaccgAATCAAGTTTATCTATGgattttgttaatttatcatattgatcattatttttgttttctaggcGAATAATTATACTGGATAGCTCATCAATGTATTGGACCAGTAGTTGATGATTCTCTCTTTCAACATTTGctcttttattatttaaagcATCTAGCTCTTTTTTCCAAGTTGAAAACTGATCCAAAAACTCATTAGGGTTcgaacaaaaatatatgttcCGGCAATCATcacatagaaaataaaatatatttgaaaattcGTGTGTGTATTTAGAAGCTAATCTGGTCAACCCAATGCAATGTGGGTGAAAGCTTTTTGTGCACGTACTACCTTTGCATTGAATTAACTCATTGTGATTTGTGTATGAGATTGATGTTTCTAGGCAACCATTGTGATCGCACTTAGCCATGACACAAACGAAAAAGAGTGTCGGTATTTGAAGGCAATACAGTTTAGTTTAAAAGCTCCAATCGATCAAGTTTTGTGTTTTAGCATGGAAAATAgaatcatacaattttttttttgtagtcgcAGTAATATTTCTGGCAGAACATGTACTAAAATTGTACTCACCGGGAGATGAGACAGATAGTCTATATTTATTCCTCCAGAGAAAACACAAATTAATATGGGTTTCTGTTGTGTGTATTACGATATTTCAAGGCAGAATGAGAAAGAtgattttgataatttatttgTGAAAGGGCGAGAAAGACTGCTTATAACAATGAAAACACTCAGACAACATGCATAGGCTTTCCCTTCCCCACAAATACAAATTAagttatcaataaatttaaaacaaaaaaattctgggGATTTTACGTGATGATCATTAGTTTTCAATAATATATAAGCACAGAATTTTATTCTTAACAAAATAGGCAAGGTTGTAATGTTAAATACTATAGCTTTAAATaagaattataaattataaaaattttcaagaaacacatttttggatttttaaaaaaatatttaatatttgaaaaatgttagaatatttttatatatgtataaaaaaattatttttttttaaaacgacttaacgattttcaaacattttttttctaactttggtttgtgatcaaaatcattgaaaacagtttttaattaattttattaacaaaatagattttatgtattttttacattatcggaaataccattatttttttaaattcaaaccaaaaatttgtaaattgttttcaaactaatttaagaatttctttcatatttatttttgttacaaaTAACTTTATTTAGCTATCCTTTTTTAAGGCTTCTACTTCTGCTGATACATTCTATGCAGCTGGTGTTGTTGAATTTGAACCAGCTAAAAACCATGGATCATCATTGAATCAACTCAACAACAATCTTCGTGACTACATAGCAATTATCAATTCCGATGAAGCTGCTAATTTAGACATAATTGTCTTTCCCGAATTAACTATGAACAATATGCAATATCTAACATACATCCCAGAacccaaagaaaaacaaattccatgtcaaaataacaaatttgaATCATTTCTACGAGATCTATCTTGTGCAGCTAAATATTCTCGAAAATATATTGTAGTGAATCTTTTGGAAAAAGAAACTTGCAGTCCTGCTTCGCAAGCTGACAAAAATGATCCTAGACCATGTGcgccaaattttttaaactatttcaaTACAAATGTTGTATTTGATCGAAATGGTGCAATAATTGCCAGATATCGTAAATTCAATTCCTACGATTTGGCTTTGAATGTGACGTACCGACCAGAATTGTCAACTTTTGACACTGATTTTGGTGTCAAATTtggaatgtttatttgttttgatatgaatttttattcacctgCTAAGGAATTAGTCGATTCGGGTGTGACAGATTTTATATTTAGTTCGTTTTGGTTTTCGGAACTGCCATTTTTGACAGCTGTCCAACTACAACAATCATGGGCATATGCTAATAATGTGAATTTGTTAGCTGCAGGAGCAAGTAATCCTTCAGGAGGAACCACAGGATCTGGTATTTTTTCAGGCAAACAAGGTGCTTTGGTATCAGTTATGGCAGAAACACCGGAACGAAAATTATACATTGCAAATGTGACAAAAAGCTCAGAATTTAAAACATCAGAAAGACTTACCAACGAACCGAATTCTaaccaaataagaaaaaaatcaaccgGAGGAATTCGTCTAATGCGTGAATACCGTATGGAAGCATTTACTTCAGAGCTTTTGGAACCAAATAGCAACTCAATTATACAGAAACAAATATGTCATGATGCATTTTGTTgtcaatttaatttgaaattgcaGCAAAAATCTCCACTACCTGGTACCTCAACGTATAAATATCATTTGGCTGTTTTTGATGGTGATCGTAATTACTCTGGTTTTGGATAcacaaaatataagttttgttCAATTTACGCTTGTACTGATACAAATTTGGACTCGTGTGGAAAAGTTTTTGATAATAAAGTTGAAGTAAGTCCTGAAATAGTCTTTGAAAGCATTTCAATTAAGGGTGACTTTCCAAAAGCTGATAAGGCTTTAATCATGCCAAATAGTTTGGATCAAAATTTGATGCCTTTGACAACTGATCGTTTTGAATTTAATATCAAAGATGATAAGTAAGTATCTGAAGATTCTATTCGTCATTTTGTATAGAAATCATTCATTTaaccaatcttttttttttagacaaaacgaACAAGTCAAGTTTACACTCGTAGACAATGCAGATGATTTGCTTACATTCGGAATATATGCAAATTATTATAACTAAGGAAGACTATGATCGTTCGAAGCTTCATCAAAATGTTGATAAGTTCTTTCAtcttctttaaaacaaaaaaaaaaaaaacaaaaataactaaaaacttactaaaattacaaattgttttaagaataatatattgttttaattttataattttttgttttattttttcatctgTTCCTTAAAACATGTTTGGCAACAATATAACACCAAAATCGTCAAAGGTAACTGGCATTATGaagaaaattttggaaaatattaatataaaataaaattctagaAATTATCATAataaaaggtataaaaatatgttttacgaACTtagatctgaaaaaaaaattacccaccATTTTTAATCGATTTCGCAGGTTTTTCGTGTTCTTAATACGGTACCAAACTTGATATGTAGCATTGTTTGGAGACTcttcagaggggtttttggaattaattt
Proteins encoded in this region:
- the LOC129912090 gene encoding vanin-like protein 1, giving the protein MNNMQYLTYIPEPKEKQIPCQNNKFESFLRDLSCAAKYSRKYIVVNLLEKETCSPASQADKNDPRPCAPNFLNYFNTNVVFDRNGAIIARYRKFNSYDLALNVTYRPELSTFDTDFGVKFGMFICFDMNFYSPAKELVDSGVTDFIFSSFWFSELPFLTAVQLQQSWAYANNVNLLAAGASNPSGGTTGSGIFSGKQGALVSVMAETPERKLYIANVTKSSEFKTSERLTNEPNSNQIRKKSTGGIRLMREYRMEAFTSELLEPNSNSIIQKQICHDAFCCQFNLKLQQKSPLPGTSTYKYHLAVFDGDRNYSGFGYTKYKFCSIYACTDTNLDSCGKVFDNKVEVSPEIVFESISIKGDFPKADKALIMPNSLDQNLMPLTTDRFEFNIKDDKQNEQVKFTLVDNADDLLTFGIYANYYN